Proteins from a genomic interval of Amycolatopsis sp. cg13:
- a CDS encoding ABC transporter permease has protein sequence MAAPLNEADLADSAVAATETATEQQGGKSSSRGKLVSRRFFRNKLAVAGLVVILLFYVLAFTYSWYSPWGYDELDPASTLMPPDGTHWFGTNQIGGDMFAQTMRGLQKSLTIGLLAALFSTGVASIVGSAAGYFGGWTDRVSMWVVDLLLILPPFLIISILSPAFRGKTWLILVGLIALFQWMITARIVRGMTLTLREREFVKAAKFMGQSPWRIIFKHIVPNMASLLIIDATINVGVAIIMETSLSFFGFGVQAPDVSLGTLISAGSDAVRTFPWLFYIPAGFLVFTVLAVNFVGDGLRDALDPSSSRSRRKERKRIEEKTKSTASTQTVGAEA, from the coding sequence ATGGCCGCCCCATTGAACGAGGCCGACCTCGCCGACTCGGCCGTCGCCGCCACCGAAACGGCAACCGAGCAGCAGGGCGGGAAGTCCTCCAGCCGCGGCAAGCTCGTCTCCCGCCGGTTCTTCCGCAACAAACTGGCCGTCGCCGGGCTGGTCGTGATCCTCCTGTTCTACGTCCTGGCGTTCACCTACAGCTGGTACTCGCCGTGGGGCTACGACGAACTCGACCCGGCCTCGACGCTGATGCCGCCGGACGGCACGCACTGGTTCGGCACCAACCAGATCGGCGGCGACATGTTCGCGCAGACCATGCGCGGGCTGCAGAAGTCGCTCACCATCGGCCTGCTGGCCGCGCTGTTCTCCACCGGCGTGGCCTCGATCGTCGGCTCCGCGGCCGGGTACTTCGGCGGCTGGACCGACCGGGTGTCGATGTGGGTCGTCGACCTGCTGCTGATCCTGCCGCCGTTCCTGATCATCTCGATCCTGTCGCCGGCTTTCCGCGGCAAGACCTGGCTGATCCTGGTCGGCTTGATCGCGCTGTTCCAGTGGATGATCACCGCCCGCATCGTCCGCGGCATGACGCTGACGCTGCGCGAACGCGAGTTCGTGAAAGCCGCCAAGTTCATGGGCCAGTCCCCGTGGCGGATCATCTTCAAGCACATCGTGCCGAACATGGCGTCGCTGCTGATCATCGACGCGACGATCAACGTCGGTGTCGCGATCATCATGGAGACGTCGCTGTCGTTCTTCGGCTTCGGCGTGCAGGCGCCGGACGTTTCGCTGGGCACGCTGATCTCGGCGGGCTCCGACGCGGTCCGCACGTTCCCGTGGCTGTTCTACATCCCGGCCGGCTTCCTGGTGTTCACCGTGCTCGCGGTGAACTTCGTCGGCGACGGCCTGCGCGACGCGCTCGACCCGTCGTCCAGCCGGTCGCGGCGCAAGGAACGCAAGCGGATCGAAGAGAAAACCAAGTCGACCGCCTCGACGCAGACTGTGGGAGCAGAAGCATGA
- a CDS encoding dipeptide ABC transporter ATP-binding protein: MSAALELSAETGKPTGTVLEVSDLEVSFPSESGRVHAVRGLNYQVAAGEVLGIVGESGSGKSVSSLAVMGLLPPQARVSGSIRFQDSELIGKSDAELSKIRGKKISMVFQDPLSALTPVYTVGAQIAEALLVHGKGTVTKQQANNRAVELLDLVGIPNAAARAKAFPHEFSGGMRQRAVIAIAIANDPDLIIADEPTTALDVTVQAQVLEVLKTAQEVTGAGIVIITHDLGVVAGFADRLMVMYAGRAVEQGPVDTIYAQPRMPYTLGLLGSIPRVDAREKQPLVPIEGQPPSLVNLPQGCPFAPRCPLAIDACRTAEPELFTITPGNPNAPVDTTHRSACIRTEELARPEADAAEVYGAEVIEEAAVASVPRAQRSTVLDVQDLQKHYPVSKGTVFKRKIGTVRAVDGITFDIVEGETLGLVGESGCGKSTTLMEILELAAPAHGSVAVLGKDVAKLAGKDRKSIRRDLQVVFQDPMAALDPRLPIGDIIAEPMVTHGFSKERIAKRVPELLGLVGLRPEHADRYPAEFSGGQRQRIGIARALALEPKLIVLDEPVSALDVSIQAGVINLLDELKAKLGLSYLFVAHDLSVVRHIADRVAVMYLGKIVEIGDVRTVFEAPQHPYTQALLSAIPIPDPAKERERGRIILTGDLPSPANPPSGCRFRTRCFVFSQLSEQDKKKCVDVEPPRESRAQDHDVACHYAKTREVV, translated from the coding sequence ATGAGCGCCGCACTCGAGCTGAGCGCGGAAACGGGCAAGCCCACCGGCACCGTGCTCGAGGTTTCCGACCTCGAAGTGTCCTTCCCGTCCGAGTCCGGCCGCGTGCACGCGGTGCGCGGGCTGAACTATCAGGTCGCCGCGGGCGAGGTGCTCGGCATCGTCGGCGAGTCCGGTTCGGGCAAGTCGGTGTCGTCGCTGGCGGTCATGGGGCTGCTGCCGCCGCAGGCGCGGGTGTCGGGCTCGATCCGGTTCCAGGACAGCGAATTGATCGGCAAGTCCGACGCCGAGCTGTCGAAGATCCGCGGCAAGAAGATCTCGATGGTCTTCCAGGACCCGCTGTCCGCGCTGACCCCGGTGTACACCGTCGGGGCGCAGATCGCCGAAGCGCTGCTGGTGCACGGCAAGGGCACGGTCACCAAGCAGCAGGCGAACAACCGCGCGGTCGAACTGCTCGACCTGGTCGGCATCCCGAACGCGGCGGCGCGGGCGAAGGCGTTCCCGCACGAGTTCTCCGGCGGCATGCGCCAGCGCGCGGTGATCGCCATCGCGATCGCCAACGACCCGGACCTGATCATCGCCGACGAGCCGACCACCGCGCTCGACGTGACGGTGCAGGCGCAGGTGCTGGAGGTGCTGAAGACCGCGCAGGAGGTCACCGGCGCCGGCATCGTGATCATCACGCACGACCTCGGCGTGGTCGCCGGGTTCGCCGACCGGCTGATGGTGATGTACGCCGGGCGCGCGGTCGAGCAGGGGCCGGTCGACACGATCTACGCCCAGCCGCGGATGCCGTACACGCTGGGCCTGCTCGGTTCGATCCCCCGCGTGGACGCGCGGGAGAAGCAGCCGCTGGTGCCGATCGAGGGCCAGCCGCCGTCGCTGGTGAACCTGCCCCAAGGCTGCCCGTTCGCGCCGCGCTGCCCGCTGGCGATCGACGCCTGCCGCACCGCGGAACCGGAGCTGTTCACGATCACGCCGGGCAACCCGAACGCGCCGGTCGACACGACGCACCGGTCCGCCTGCATCCGCACCGAGGAACTCGCCCGTCCGGAAGCGGACGCCGCCGAGGTCTACGGCGCCGAGGTGATCGAGGAGGCCGCGGTCGCTTCGGTGCCGCGCGCCCAGCGCTCGACCGTGCTCGACGTGCAGGACCTGCAGAAGCACTACCCGGTCAGCAAGGGCACCGTTTTCAAGCGCAAGATCGGCACGGTGCGCGCGGTCGACGGGATCACCTTCGACATCGTCGAGGGCGAAACCCTGGGCCTGGTCGGGGAATCCGGCTGCGGCAAGTCGACCACGCTGATGGAGATCCTCGAACTGGCCGCCCCGGCGCACGGTTCGGTCGCGGTGCTCGGCAAGGACGTCGCGAAGCTCGCGGGCAAGGACCGCAAGTCGATCCGCCGCGACCTGCAGGTGGTGTTCCAGGACCCGATGGCCGCGCTCGACCCCCGGCTGCCGATCGGCGACATCATCGCCGAGCCGATGGTCACGCACGGGTTCTCGAAGGAGCGCATCGCCAAGCGCGTGCCGGAACTGCTCGGGCTGGTCGGCCTGCGCCCGGAGCACGCCGACCGGTATCCGGCGGAGTTCTCCGGCGGGCAGCGCCAGCGCATCGGCATCGCGCGGGCGCTCGCGCTGGAGCCGAAGCTGATCGTGCTCGACGAGCCGGTGTCCGCGCTCGACGTGTCGATCCAGGCCGGCGTGATCAACCTGCTGGACGAGCTGAAGGCCAAGCTGGGCCTGTCGTACCTGTTCGTGGCGCACGACCTGTCCGTGGTCCGGCACATCGCCGACCGGGTGGCGGTGATGTACCTCGGCAAGATCGTGGAGATCGGCGACGTCCGCACGGTTTTCGAGGCGCCGCAGCATCCCTACACGCAGGCGCTGCTGTCCGCGATCCCGATCCCGGACCCGGCCAAGGAGCGCGAGCGCGGCCGGATCATCCTCACCGGCGACCTGCCCAGCCCGGCGAATCCGCCGTCGGGCTGCCGGTTCCGCACGCGGTGTTTCGTCTTCTCCCAACTGTCCGAACAGGACAAGAAGAAGTGCGTCGACGTCGAACCTCCGCGCGAATCCCGCGCGCAGGACCACGACGTCGCGTGCCACTACGCCAAAACCCGCGAAGTTGTGTAG
- a CDS encoding ABC transporter family substrate-binding protein produces the protein MRRRMAALVAPVAALGLLLAACGGGSGGGSNGLQDAGTTGVKTADINEQPLDKLKDGGDFKWPIDSMPDNWNYNQVDGTVLDGANMDGAIMPYIFTQNADASVSVNKNYLTSAELVSQDPQVVEYKINPKAKWSNGRQFSWEDFAAQAKVLNGKDPAYQVSGTTGYEDIAKVEKGTDDLDVKVTFGKKFAEWKALFSPFYPKELNSDPNTFNKAWAQKALITAGPFKIKNVDNTAKTAVFERDPNWWGDKPKLDTVTFKVVDRPALADAFANGQIDFYNLNNDINAFKRAQSDPNAVVRQSTYPDYTHMTLNGASSSILADKDLRVAVLRGVDTVSIAKSILGQMQKDTTPLGNHWFLKGSKTYEDNSGPYKFDQNAAKAELDKLGWKQSGDLRAKDGKQLKLRLVIPTGTPISQQTGQILQSQLKAIGVGIDIVAVPTAEFFKNYVNVGNFDLTLFRWISNSFPIGGSKGIYYYDPKNVNQNYGHIGSDKVNQLIDAAAQELDDTKRAADLNAADKEIWALGHQLPIFQSTGAFAVRKTLGNFGSPGYANTPYDFVKIGFVK, from the coding sequence ATGCGACGGAGAATGGCCGCACTCGTGGCCCCCGTTGCCGCTCTGGGGCTTTTGCTCGCCGCTTGCGGCGGCGGCAGCGGCGGCGGCAGCAACGGTCTGCAGGACGCCGGCACGACGGGCGTCAAGACCGCGGACATCAACGAGCAGCCGCTGGACAAGCTGAAGGACGGCGGCGACTTCAAGTGGCCGATCGACTCGATGCCGGACAACTGGAACTACAACCAGGTCGACGGCACGGTGCTGGACGGCGCCAACATGGACGGCGCGATCATGCCGTACATCTTCACCCAGAACGCCGACGCGTCGGTCTCGGTGAACAAGAACTACCTGACCTCGGCCGAACTGGTCAGCCAGGACCCGCAGGTCGTCGAGTACAAGATCAACCCGAAGGCCAAGTGGAGCAACGGCCGCCAGTTCTCGTGGGAGGACTTCGCCGCCCAGGCCAAGGTGCTCAACGGCAAGGACCCGGCCTACCAGGTCTCCGGCACCACCGGTTACGAGGACATCGCCAAGGTCGAGAAGGGCACTGACGACCTCGACGTCAAGGTGACCTTCGGCAAGAAGTTCGCCGAGTGGAAGGCGCTGTTCTCGCCCTTCTACCCGAAGGAACTGAACTCCGACCCGAACACCTTCAACAAGGCGTGGGCGCAGAAGGCGCTGATCACCGCGGGTCCGTTCAAGATCAAGAACGTGGACAACACCGCCAAGACCGCGGTGTTCGAGCGCGACCCGAACTGGTGGGGCGACAAGCCGAAGCTGGACACCGTGACCTTCAAGGTCGTGGACCGTCCCGCGCTGGCCGACGCGTTCGCGAACGGGCAGATCGACTTCTACAACCTGAACAACGACATCAACGCGTTCAAGCGGGCCCAGTCGGACCCGAACGCGGTCGTGCGCCAGTCGACCTACCCCGACTACACGCACATGACGCTCAACGGCGCTTCGTCCTCGATCCTCGCGGACAAGGACCTGCGGGTGGCCGTGCTGCGCGGCGTCGACACCGTCAGCATCGCGAAGTCGATCCTCGGCCAGATGCAGAAGGACACCACGCCGCTGGGCAACCACTGGTTCCTCAAGGGCTCGAAGACCTACGAGGACAACAGCGGCCCGTACAAGTTCGACCAGAACGCGGCCAAGGCGGAGCTGGACAAGCTGGGCTGGAAGCAGTCCGGCGACCTGCGCGCCAAGGACGGCAAGCAGCTGAAGCTGCGCCTGGTCATCCCGACCGGCACCCCGATCAGCCAGCAGACCGGCCAGATCCTGCAGTCGCAGCTGAAGGCGATCGGCGTGGGCATCGACATCGTCGCGGTCCCGACGGCCGAGTTCTTCAAGAACTACGTCAACGTCGGCAACTTCGACCTCACGCTGTTCCGCTGGATCTCGAACTCGTTCCCGATCGGCGGCAGCAAGGGCATCTACTACTACGACCCGAAGAACGTCAACCAGAACTACGGGCACATCGGCAGCGACAAGGTGAACCAGCTGATCGACGCCGCCGCGCAGGAACTGGACGACACCAAGCGGGCCGCGGACCTCAACGCCGCGGACAAGGAGATCTGGGCGCTGGGCCACCAGCTTCCGATCTTCCAGTCGACCGGTGCCTTCGCCGTCCGCAAGACCCTCGGCAACTTCGGTTCGCCGGGTTACGCGAACACCCCGTACGACTTCGTCAAGATCGGGTTCGTGAAGTAA
- a CDS encoding phosphotransferase family protein produces the protein MDFQPKDRPSDAFQQPLTAEQIELLCRRALGTSVRSAVEIGWGGYNNTYRVELADGPAILRVAPEPARQNRIEHQFMRNEYLAAPYFAPIAPLMPRTIAADFTHQVIGRDYVLQAVLPGEPGPEVLSAHTPEERAPYFRQLGEITRAIHDVRGPGFGVVAGPHFATWSEALIAYFEDNAADVEGFGLDGADLRAMAAWVKRDAALLDEITEPRLMHGDLWHVNVMLTPELEIAGVFDHDRSWWGDPAADWTIRMASVKTGSRRDWFWETYGRPDESPSARRRALYYEARHLGAVRLERQRLKEREVEETYADVAEILAALESE, from the coding sequence GTGGACTTCCAGCCGAAAGACCGGCCCTCGGACGCGTTCCAGCAACCCCTCACCGCCGAGCAGATCGAACTGCTCTGCCGCCGTGCGCTCGGCACCAGCGTGCGGTCGGCGGTCGAGATCGGCTGGGGCGGATACAACAACACCTACCGGGTGGAGCTGGCCGACGGCCCTGCGATCCTGCGCGTCGCCCCGGAACCGGCGCGGCAGAACCGGATCGAGCACCAGTTCATGCGCAACGAATACCTTGCCGCGCCGTACTTCGCGCCGATCGCGCCGCTGATGCCGCGCACGATCGCCGCCGACTTCACGCACCAGGTCATCGGCCGGGATTACGTCCTGCAGGCGGTTCTTCCCGGAGAGCCCGGCCCGGAAGTCCTTTCCGCGCATACGCCGGAGGAGCGGGCGCCGTACTTCCGCCAACTCGGCGAAATCACCCGCGCGATCCACGACGTGCGCGGCCCCGGTTTCGGCGTCGTGGCCGGTCCGCATTTCGCGACCTGGAGCGAAGCGCTCATCGCGTATTTCGAGGACAACGCGGCAGATGTCGAAGGCTTCGGCCTCGACGGGGCTGACTTGCGCGCGATGGCCGCTTGGGTGAAGCGCGACGCCGCGCTGCTCGACGAGATCACCGAACCGCGCCTGATGCACGGCGATCTGTGGCACGTGAACGTCATGCTGACGCCGGAGCTGGAGATCGCCGGAGTGTTCGACCACGACCGCAGCTGGTGGGGCGACCCGGCGGCGGACTGGACGATCCGCATGGCCTCGGTGAAAACGGGTTCGAGACGGGATTGGTTCTGGGAAACCTACGGACGGCCCGACGAGTCCCCGTCGGCACGGCGGCGGGCGTTGTACTACGAGGCCCGCCACCTCGGCGCGGTGCGGCTGGAACGGCAGCGGCTCAAGGAGCGCGAGGTGGAGGAGACGTACGCCGATGTGGCCGAGATTCTGGCGGCGTTGGAGTCAGAGTGA
- a CDS encoding sensor histidine kinase: MCCHGRVRLRDLRSALPRPRELPLWQQNGLVALAVFAGGTMLYLIDVHRLQGDSDPYPVWVRFAELGAMCLALFLRRTVPWGLLIATGIVGVDVVLGLSLPIAVAYTDFLYTAVLHGSRRTARVLVGVTAAATLAVLFVFVAIAGWRAAAFGVFGMLSFLLVPVWWGANVRQQSDIASTERANAEQLATIAALDRKAAVAAERARMARDLHDVVAGHLSAIAIQSEAALSMADDPKTAQTVLVAVRENSVRALEEMRAMIGLLRSESTDDEVTAPARLAELSRLVESARAAGMTVTVDSTVDEELPTAVDLTAYRIAQEALTNAVKHAPGSQTTVRLRVADGTLTVEIGNELLGAPAQADSGGHGLLSMRERAHAVGGTLRAGPSGPRWLVHAELPLAGEPS; the protein is encoded by the coding sequence GTGTGCTGTCATGGTCGGGTGCGCTTGCGAGACCTGCGCTCGGCCCTCCCCCGGCCGCGCGAACTGCCGTTGTGGCAGCAGAACGGCCTCGTCGCGCTCGCGGTGTTCGCCGGCGGCACGATGCTGTACCTCATCGACGTCCACCGGCTGCAGGGGGACAGCGATCCGTATCCGGTCTGGGTCCGGTTCGCCGAGCTCGGCGCGATGTGCCTCGCCTTGTTCCTGCGCCGGACCGTGCCGTGGGGGCTGCTGATCGCGACCGGCATCGTCGGGGTCGACGTCGTGCTGGGCCTGTCGTTGCCGATCGCCGTCGCGTACACGGATTTCCTCTACACCGCGGTCCTGCACGGCTCCCGCCGCACGGCCCGGGTGCTGGTCGGAGTGACCGCCGCCGCCACGCTCGCCGTGCTGTTCGTCTTCGTGGCCATCGCGGGCTGGCGAGCGGCTGCGTTCGGGGTGTTCGGCATGCTGTCGTTCCTTCTGGTCCCAGTGTGGTGGGGCGCGAATGTGCGCCAGCAGAGCGACATCGCGTCGACCGAACGGGCCAACGCCGAGCAGCTCGCGACGATCGCCGCGCTGGACCGAAAGGCGGCCGTGGCGGCCGAGCGTGCGCGGATGGCCCGCGACCTGCACGACGTCGTCGCCGGGCATTTGTCGGCCATCGCCATCCAGTCGGAAGCGGCACTGTCCATGGCAGACGATCCGAAGACCGCGCAGACCGTGCTCGTCGCGGTGCGCGAGAACAGCGTGCGCGCGCTGGAAGAAATGCGCGCGATGATCGGTCTGTTGCGTTCGGAGTCCACCGACGACGAGGTGACCGCCCCGGCGAGGCTGGCCGAACTGTCCAGGCTGGTGGAATCGGCGCGGGCGGCGGGCATGACGGTGACCGTGGATTCCACTGTGGACGAAGAACTGCCGACGGCAGTCGACCTCACCGCGTACCGGATCGCGCAGGAAGCGCTCACCAACGCGGTCAAACACGCGCCGGGCAGCCAGACGACGGTGCGGCTGCGAGTGGCCGACGGCACGCTGACCGTCGAGATCGGCAACGAACTGCTCGGCGCGCCGGCCCAGGCCGACAGCGGCGGGCACGGTTTGCTGAGCATGCGCGAGCGCGCGCACGCCGTCGGCGGCACCCTGCGAGCAGGTCCGTCCGGGCCGCGCTGGCTCGTCCACGCTGAACTTCCCCTCGCCGGAGAGCCGTCATGA
- a CDS encoding response regulator: MTIRVLVADDHGAIRAGLALILGNADGIEVVGEAADGEVALRQARALRPDVVLMDVRMPGTDGITATRQLIAEGLAEVLVLTTFDLDEYVHAALRAGAAGFLLKSVEAPRLIEAVRLVAAGEAVLAPQVTKRLIAAFASTPAEPSPAPTGLADLTERERDVLGCLGGGLSNAEIGARLYIGEATVKTHVSRVLAKLGLRSRVQAAILAQDHGLTPPG; the protein is encoded by the coding sequence ATGACCATCCGAGTCCTCGTCGCCGACGACCACGGCGCGATCCGCGCCGGGCTCGCGCTCATCCTCGGCAACGCCGACGGCATCGAGGTGGTCGGCGAAGCCGCCGACGGCGAGGTCGCGCTGCGCCAGGCCCGCGCGCTGCGGCCGGACGTCGTGCTGATGGACGTCCGGATGCCCGGCACCGACGGGATCACCGCCACCCGGCAGCTGATCGCCGAAGGGCTCGCCGAAGTCCTGGTCCTCACCACCTTCGACCTCGACGAGTACGTGCACGCCGCGCTGCGCGCCGGGGCCGCCGGGTTCCTGCTGAAGTCGGTGGAAGCACCGCGGCTGATCGAGGCGGTCCGGCTCGTCGCGGCCGGTGAAGCCGTGCTCGCGCCGCAGGTCACGAAACGGCTGATCGCGGCCTTCGCCAGCACCCCGGCCGAGCCGTCGCCTGCCCCGACCGGGCTGGCGGACCTCACCGAACGCGAGCGCGATGTGCTGGGCTGTCTTGGCGGCGGGCTTTCGAACGCTGAGATCGGCGCCAGGCTGTACATCGGCGAGGCGACGGTGAAAACGCACGTTTCCCGGGTGCTGGCCAAGCTCGGGCTGCGTTCCCGGGTGCAGGCGGCGATCCTGGCGCAGGACCACGGCCTCACACCACCCGGATAG
- a CDS encoding APC family permease yields MGVRRTLDVDEVLKRQESGELKRRLRGRDLIGFGVGIIIGTGIFTLAGVEAKTHAGPSVTLSFVIGAVVAGLAALCYAELASSVPTAGSAYTYAFATLGEIFAWIIGWDLLLEFALGAAVVSRSWSGYLANLLGLSPDWFGEDAKVNIGAVLIIAVLTVVAVVGIKESSWLTNVLVLVKVAVCVLILAVGVFFVKGSNLTPFVPPAQPPSSSANALHQPVVQAALGLEQSVYGIAGMVTAAAVVFFAYTGFEALANLGEETINPRKDLRVGILGALAVCAVLYIGVSIVLTGMVHYTDIDSGAPLADAFDRVGQHWVGALISLGAVTGLTSVMMVELVTIGRIGFAMGRDGLLPKAIGTAHPRWGTPHRMTIGGAALIAVLAAFVPISALADMVSIGALSAMIIVAVAVPVLRKRRPDLKRPFTVPFSPVLPIIAAVACFYLMLNLDVMTWIRFAAWLVIGLLIYFFYGRKHSRFAK; encoded by the coding sequence ATGGGTGTGCGGAGAACTCTCGACGTCGACGAAGTCCTCAAGCGGCAGGAATCCGGCGAGCTGAAGCGGCGGCTCAGGGGACGCGACCTGATCGGCTTCGGCGTCGGCATCATCATCGGCACCGGGATCTTCACCCTCGCCGGGGTCGAGGCCAAGACGCACGCCGGGCCGTCGGTCACGCTGTCGTTCGTGATCGGCGCGGTGGTCGCCGGGCTCGCCGCGCTCTGCTACGCCGAACTGGCCTCCAGCGTGCCGACCGCGGGCAGCGCCTACACCTACGCCTTCGCCACCCTCGGCGAGATCTTCGCCTGGATCATCGGCTGGGACCTGCTGCTGGAGTTCGCGCTCGGCGCGGCCGTGGTGTCGCGCAGCTGGTCCGGCTACCTCGCGAACCTGCTCGGGCTGTCGCCTGACTGGTTCGGCGAGGACGCGAAGGTCAACATCGGCGCGGTGCTGATCATCGCGGTGCTGACGGTCGTGGCCGTGGTCGGCATCAAGGAGTCCTCGTGGCTCACGAACGTGCTGGTGCTCGTCAAGGTCGCGGTGTGCGTGCTGATCCTCGCCGTGGGCGTGTTCTTCGTGAAGGGCTCGAACCTCACCCCGTTCGTGCCGCCCGCGCAGCCGCCGTCGAGCAGCGCGAACGCGTTGCACCAGCCAGTGGTCCAGGCCGCGCTCGGGCTCGAGCAGTCGGTGTACGGCATCGCCGGCATGGTCACCGCCGCGGCCGTCGTGTTCTTCGCCTACACCGGTTTCGAAGCTCTCGCCAACCTCGGCGAGGAGACCATCAACCCGCGCAAGGACCTCCGCGTCGGCATCCTCGGCGCGCTGGCCGTGTGCGCGGTGCTCTACATCGGCGTGTCGATCGTGCTCACCGGGATGGTCCACTACACCGACATCGACTCCGGCGCGCCGCTCGCGGACGCGTTCGACCGGGTCGGCCAGCATTGGGTCGGCGCGCTGATCTCGCTCGGCGCGGTCACCGGGCTGACGTCGGTGATGATGGTCGAACTGGTCACGATCGGCCGGATCGGCTTCGCGATGGGCCGCGACGGCCTGCTGCCCAAGGCCATCGGCACGGCGCACCCGCGCTGGGGCACGCCGCACCGGATGACCATCGGCGGGGCCGCGCTGATCGCCGTGCTGGCGGCGTTCGTGCCGATCTCGGCGCTGGCCGACATGGTCAGCATCGGCGCGCTGTCGGCGATGATCATCGTCGCGGTCGCGGTGCCGGTGCTGCGCAAGCGCCGCCCGGACCTGAAGCGCCCGTTCACCGTGCCGTTCTCGCCGGTGCTGCCGATCATCGCCGCGGTGGCGTGCTTCTACCTGATGCTGAACCTCGACGTGATGACCTGGATCAGGTTCGCCGCCTGGCTCGTGATCGGCCTGCTGATCTACTTCTTCTACGGCCGCAAGCACTCCCGCTTCGCGAAGTAG
- a CDS encoding NAD(P)-dependent oxidoreductase: protein MAAERSSRSPLSIPEGTGPLATFQSIGTPGGIPTMSKIVIFGAGGRAGRQAVAEARRRGHDVTAVVRDPARYPDLADAVAGDVTNAADVSALAAGHDAVINAAAVYGEGTDPHAFFTDAAHALVTGLPQARLVAVGLSALLPAADGTSVLDAIPAEFRPFCLAHAAGLEVLRAEGTELDWVYVSPVGDFDHDGERTGRYEIGEHGDLSAKISYADFAVALLDEIEHPRHLRVHLAVA from the coding sequence ATGGCTGCCGAACGGTCATCGCGGTCTCCTCTCAGTATCCCGGAGGGAACCGGCCCCCTGGCTACCTTCCAGAGCATCGGCACTCCAGGAGGTATTCCCACGATGAGCAAGATCGTCATTTTTGGCGCGGGCGGCCGGGCCGGACGGCAGGCAGTCGCCGAGGCGCGCCGGCGCGGGCACGACGTCACCGCGGTGGTCCGCGATCCCGCGCGCTATCCCGACCTAGCCGACGCCGTCGCCGGCGATGTCACCAACGCGGCAGACGTCTCCGCCCTCGCCGCCGGGCACGACGCGGTCATCAACGCGGCCGCGGTCTACGGCGAGGGCACCGACCCGCACGCGTTCTTCACCGACGCCGCGCACGCTCTCGTCACCGGTTTGCCGCAGGCCCGGCTGGTCGCGGTCGGGCTGTCCGCGCTGCTGCCCGCCGCCGACGGAACCTCGGTGCTGGATGCCATTCCGGCCGAGTTCCGGCCCTTCTGCCTGGCGCACGCGGCGGGGCTCGAGGTGTTGCGCGCCGAAGGCACCGAGCTGGACTGGGTGTACGTCAGCCCGGTCGGCGACTTCGACCACGACGGCGAGCGCACCGGTCGCTACGAAATCGGCGAGCACGGCGACCTCTCCGCCAAGATCTCGTACGCCGATTTCGCCGTGGCGTTGCTCGACGAGATCGAGCACCCGCGGCACCTCCGCGTGCATCTCGCGGTGGCCTGA
- a CDS encoding winged helix-turn-helix transcriptional regulator, with amino-acid sequence MTVRQPLPPDLFEELCPSAMVPFRFGDKWSALVIRCLEDGPRRFSELRVPLHRVTPKVLTQTLRGLERSGLVSRTAHADPALGVEYALTPLGRSLLEPMRVVYGWVAEHWEELLDAQEQYDR; translated from the coding sequence ATGACCGTTCGGCAGCCATTGCCTCCCGACCTGTTCGAGGAACTGTGCCCGTCCGCGATGGTGCCGTTCCGCTTCGGGGACAAGTGGTCCGCGCTGGTGATCCGCTGCCTGGAGGACGGTCCGCGGCGGTTTTCCGAACTGCGGGTGCCGTTGCACCGGGTCACGCCGAAGGTGCTCACCCAGACGCTGCGCGGCCTCGAACGTTCCGGGCTGGTGTCCCGGACGGCGCATGCCGATCCCGCGTTGGGTGTCGAGTATGCGCTGACGCCGCTTGGCCGCAGCCTGCTGGAGCCGATGCGGGTGGTGTACGGCTGGGTCGCGGAGCATTGGGAGGAATTGCTGGACGCGCAGGAGCAGTACGACCGCTAG